Proteins encoded in a region of the Leopardus geoffroyi isolate Oge1 chromosome E2, O.geoffroyi_Oge1_pat1.0, whole genome shotgun sequence genome:
- the LTBP4 gene encoding latent-transforming growth factor beta-binding protein 4 isoform X2: MRRPGPSGRRPLLLVLLLPLFAAAASATSPSPSEAVEVAGIPGRQAGVAACRCCPGQSPKRSRCVRASCRVQSCPPEKCAGPQQCLTPGPQVLPSPSPSARKRQVSLNWQPLTLQEARALLRRRRPRGPGGRALLRRRPPQRAPAGQTRVLCPLICHNGGVCVKPDRCLCPPDFAGKFCQLHSSGARPPAPAMPGLTRSVYTMPLANHRDDEHGVASMVSVHVEHPQEASVVVHQVERVSGSWEEADAEAVARAEAAARAEAAAPYTVLAQSAPREDSYSDASGFGYCFRELRGGECASPLPGLRTQEVCCRGAGLAWGVHDCQACSEHLGISDRVGTPDGPCPTGFERVNGSCQDVDECATGGRCQHGECANTHGGYTCVCPDGFLHDSSRSSCISQHVISEAKGPCFRVLRDGGCSLPILRNITKQICCCSRVGKAWGRGCQLCPPFGSEGFREICPAGPGYHYSASDLRYNTRPLGQEPPRVSLSHRAPPSTSRPPTGFLPTHRPEPRLEPRPGPELPLPSIPAWSGPEIPESGPSAGVCQRNPQVCGPGRCIPRPSGYTCACDSGFRLSPQGTHCVDVDECRRVPPPCAPGRCENTPGSFHCVCGPGFRAGPRATECLDVDECHRVPPPCDRGRCENTPGSFLCVCPAGYQAAPHGAGCQDVDECTQSPGLCGRGVCENLSGSFRCVCPAGFRGSACEEDVDECAQEPPPCGPGRCDNTAGSFHCACPAGFRSQGPGAPCQDVDECARSPPPCAYGRCENTEGGFQCVCPTGFQPNAAGSECEDVDECENHLACPGQECVNSPGSFQCRACPAGHHLHHGRCTDVDECSSGASCGPHGHCTNTDGSFRCSCAPGYRAPSGRPGPCADVNECLEGDFCFPHGECLNTDGSFACTCAPGYRPGPRGASCLDVDECSEEDLCQSGICTNTDGSFECVCPPGHRAGPDLASCLDIDECRERGPALCGSQRCENSPGSYRCVRDCDPGYHAGPEGTCDDVDECQEYGSAICGAQRCENTPGSYRCTPACDPGYQPTPGGGCQDVDECRNRSFCGAHAVCQNLPGSFQCLCDQGYEGARDGRHCVDVNECETLQGVCGAALCENVEGSFLCVCPTSPEEFDPMTGRCVPPRTSAGTFPGSQPQAPASPGLPARPPPPSPPRRPSPPRQGPAGSGRRECYFDTAAPDACDNILARNVTWQECCCTVGEGWGSGCRIQQCPSTETAEYQSLCPHGRGYLAPSGDLSLRRDVDECQLFRDQVCKSGVCVNTAPGYSCYCSNGYYYHAQRLECVDNDECADEEPACEGGSCVNTVGSYHCTCEPPLVLDGSRRRCVSNESQSLDDNLGVCWQEVGADLVCSRPRLDRQATYTECCCLYGEAWGMDCALCPAQDSDDFEALCNVLRPPAYGPPRPGGFGLPYEYGPDLGPPYQGLPYGPELYPPPVLPYDPYPPPPGPFARREAPYGAPPYDMPDFEDDGGPYGESEAAAPPGPGTRWRYRSRDTRGSFPEPEESPEGGSYAGALSGPYEGLEAEECGILDGCAHGRCVRVPEGFTCDCFSGYRLDTTRMTCVDINECDEAEAASPLCVNARCVNTDGSFRCICRPGFAPTHQPHHCAPARPRA, translated from the exons CGTGGCTGCTTGTCGGTGCTGCCCAGGCCAGTCGCCCAAGAGAAGTCGCTGCGTCAGAG CCTCCTGCAGGGTCCAGAGCTGCCCGCCTGAAAAGTGTGCAGGCCCTCAGCAGTGCCTgaccccagggccccaggtgctgccgagccccagccccagcgcgAGGAAGAGACAGGTGTCCCTCAACTGGCAGCCACTGAC GCTTCAGGAGGCCCGAGCTCTGTTGAGACGAAGGCGGCCCCGTGGGCCAGGGGGCCGGGCACTGCTGAGAAGGAGGCCCCCACAGCGCGCCCCTGCCGGCCAGACCCGGG tcctGTGTCCCTTGATCTGTCACAACGGCGGTGTGTGCGTGAAGCCTGACCGCTGCCTCTGTCCCCCGGACTTCGCTGGCAAATTCTGCCAGCTGCATTCCTCAGGCGCCCGGCCACCGGCCCCAGCCATGCCAGGTCTCACCCGCTCGGTGTACACCATGCCACTGGCCAACCACCGCGACGACGAGCACG GCGTGGCGTCCATGGTGAGCGTCCACGTGGAGCACCCGCAGGAGGCGTCCGTGGTGGTGCACCAGGTGGAGCGTGTGTCCGGCTCTTGGGAGGAGGCGGACGCAGAGGCAGTGGCAcgggcggaggcggcggcgcgggcggagGCGGCGGCACCCTACACGGTGCTGGCACAGAGTGCGCCGCGCGAGGACAGCTATTCGGATGCCTCGGGCTTCGGTTACTGCTTTCGAGAGCTGCGCGGAGGCGAA TGTGCGTCCCCGCTGCCCGGGCTCCGGACGCAGGAGGTGTGCTGCAGAGGGGCCGGCTTGGCCTGGGGCGTTCACGACTGTCAGGCATGCTCGGAGCACCTGG GGATTTCCGACCGAGTGGGCACCCCAGATGGACCGTGTCCAACAGGCTTTGAAAGGGTTAATGGGTCCTGCCAAG ATGTGGATGAGTGCGCGACCGGCGGGCGCTGCCAGCACGGGGAGTGTGCAAACACGCACGGTGGGTACACGTGCGTGTGTCCGGACGGCTTCCTGCACGACTCGTCCCGCAGCAGCTGCATCT cccagcacgTGATCTCAGAGGCCAAAGGGCCCTGCTTCCGCGTCCTCCGCGACGGTGGCTGCTCCCTGCCCATTCTGCGCAATATCACCAAGCAGATCTGCTGCTGCAGCCGCGTGGGCAAAGCCTGGGGTCGAGGCTGCCAGCTCTGCCCACCGTTTGGCTCAG AGGGTTTTCGGGAGATCTGTCCGGCTGGCCCTGGCTACCACTACTCGGCCTCTGACCTCCGCTACAACACCAGACCCCTGGGCCAGGAGCCACCCCGAGTGTCCCTCAGCCACCGGGCTCCACCCTCCACCTCTCGGCCACCCACAG gctTTCTACCCACACACCGTCCAGAACCCCGACTTGAGCCAAGGCCGGGCCCTGAGCTTCCCCTGCCCAGCATTCCTGCCTGGTCTGGTCCTGAGATCCCCGAATCAG GTCCCTCTGCGGGCGTGTGTCAGCGCAATCCCCAGGTCTGCGGCCCAGGACGCTGCATCCCCCGGCCCAGTGGCTACACCTGCGCGTGCGATTCTGGTTTCCGGCTCAGCCCGCAGGGCACACACTGCGTCG ACGTGGACGAATGCCGCCGCGTGCCCCCGCCCTGTGCCCCCGGGCGCTGTGAAAACACGCCAGGCAGCTTCCATTGCGTGTGCGGCCCGGGCTTCCGAGCCGGCCCGCGGGCTACGGAGTGCTTGG ACGTGGACGAGTGCCACCGCGTGCCGCCGCCGTGTGACCGCGGGCGCTGCGAGAACACTCCAGGCAGCTTCTTGTGCGTGTGCCCCGCTGGGTACCAGGCTGCTCCCCACGGAGCCGGCTGCCAGG ATGTGGACGAGTGCACGCAGAGCCCAGGCCTTTGTGGCAGAGGGGTCTGTGAGAACCTGTCTGGCTCTTTCCGCTGTGTTTGCCCGGCTGGCTTCCGGGGCTCGGCGTGTGAAGAAGATGTGGATGAGTGTGCCCAAGAGCCACCGCCCTGCGGGCCAGGCCGCTGTGACAACACGGCTGGCTCCTTCCACTGTGCCTGCCCTGCTGGCTTCCGCTCCCAAGGACCGGGGGCCCCGTGCCAAG ATGTGGACGAGTGTGCCCGTAGCCCCCCGCCCTGTGCTTATGGCCGGTGTGAGAACACAGAAGGTGGCTTCCAGTGTGTCTGTCCCACCGGCTTCCAACCCAACGCTGCCGGCTCTGAGTGCGAGG atgTGGATGAGTGTGAGAATCATCTGGCATGTCCTGGACAGGAGTGTGTGAACTCACCTGGCTCcttccagtgcagagcctgtcctGCTGGCCACCACCTACACCATGGCCGATGCACTG ATGTGGACGAGTGCAGTTCGGGTGCCTCCTGCGGCCCCCATGGCCACTGCACCAACACCGATGGCTCCTTCCGCTGCAGCTGCGCGCCGGGCTACCGGGCGCCGTCGGGTCGGCCTGGGCCCTGCGcag ATGTGAACGAGTGCTTAGAGGGAGACTTTTGTTTTCCCCACGGCGAGTGCCTCAACACCGACGGCTCCTTTGCCTGCACTTGTGCCCCCGGCTACCGGCCCGGACCCCGCGGAGCCTCTTGCCTCG ACGTGGACGAGTGCAGCGAGGAGGACCTCTGCCAGAGCGGCATCTGTACCAACACCGACGGCTCCTTCGAGTGCGTGTGTCCTCCCGGACATCGCGCCGGCCCAGACCTCGCCTCCTGCCTGG aCATAGACGAATGTCGAGAGCGGGGCCCGGCCCTGTGCGGGTCCCAGCGTTGTGAGAATTCCCCTGGCTCCTACCGCTGTGTCCGAGACTGCGACCCTGGCTACCACGCGGGACCTGAGGGCACCTGTGACG ATGTGGATGAATGCCAAGAATATGGCTCAGCGATTTGCGGAGCCCAGCGCTGTGAGAACACCCCCGGCTCCTACCGCTGCACACCAGCCTGTGACCCTGGCTATCAGCCCACGCCAGGGGGCGGATGCCAGG ATGTGGACGAATGCCGGAATCGGTCCTTCTGCGGGGCCCACGCCGTGTGCCAGAACCTGCCCGGCTCCTTCCAGTGCCTCTGTGACCAGGGATACGAGGGGGCCAGGGACGGGCGTCACTGCGTGG ATGTGAATGAATGTGAAACACTACAGGGTGTGTGTGGAGCTGCCCTCTGCGAGAATGTTGAAGGCTCCTTCCTGTGTGTCTGTCCCACCAGCCCTGAGGAGTTTGACCCTATGACTGGACGTTGTGTTCCCCCACGAACTTCTGCTG GCACATTCCCGGGCTCACAGCCCCAGGCACCTGCCAGCCCAGGTCTGCCTGCCAGGCCACCTCCGCCTTCCCCACCCCGCCGGCCCAGCCCGCCTAGGCAGGGCCCCGCGGGCAGCGGGCGCCGCGAATGCTACTTTGACACAGCAGCTCCCGATGCATGTGACAACATCCTGGCACGGAATGTGACATGGCAGGAGTGCTGCTGTACCGTGGGTGAGGGCTGGGGCAGCGGCTGCCGCATCCAGCAGTGCCCCAGCACGGAGACAG CTGAGTATCAGTCATTGTGCCCCCATGGCCGGGGCTACCTGGCACCCAGTGGAGACCTGAGCCTCAGGAGGG ACGTGGACGAGTGCCAGCTCTTCCGAGACCAGGTGTGCAAGAGCGGGGTGTGCGTGAACACGGCCCCAGGCTACTCATGTTACTGCAGCAACGGCTACTACTACCATGCCCAGCGACTGGAGTGCGTCG ATAATGACGAGTGCGCAGACGAGGAGCCGGCGTGTGAAGGCGGCAGCTGCGTCAACACCGTGGGCTCTTATCACTGCACCTGCGAGCCCCCACTAGTGCTGGACGGCTCCCGGCGCCGCTGCGTCTCTAACGAGAGCCAGAGCCTCG ATGACAATCTGGGAGTGTGCTGGCAGGAAGTGGGGGCTGACCTCGTGTGCAGTCGCCCTCGGCTGGATCGCCAGGCCACCTACACAGAGTGCTGCTGCCTCTATGGCGAGGCCTGGGGCATGGACTGTGCCCTCTGCCCCGCCCAGGACTCAG ATGACTTTGAGGCCCTGTGCAATGTGCTGCGCCCCCCTGCATATGGCCCCCCGCGGCCAGGTGGCTTTGGACTCCCTTACGAATATGGCCCTGACCTAGGTCCACCCTACCAGGGCCTTCCCTACGGGCCCGAGCTGTACCCGCCACCCGTGCTACCCTACGACCCCTACCCACCACCTCCTGGGCCTTTCGCCCGCCGAGAGGCCCCCTATGGAGCACCACCCTATGACATGCCCGACTTTGAGGACGACGGTGGCCCATATGGTGAATCTGAGGCTGCGGCACCACCCGGCCCGGGAACCCGCTGGCGCTATCGGTCCCGCGACACGCGTGGCTCCTTCCCAGAGCCTGAGGAGTCACCTGAAGGTGGAAGCTATGCTG GCGCGCTGTCTGGGCCCTACGAGGGACTGGAGGCGGAGGAGTGCGGGATCTTGGATGGCTGCGCCCACGGCCGCTGCGTGCGCGTCCCCGAGGGCTTCACCTGCGACTGCTTCAGTGGCTACCGCCTGGACACGACCCGCATGACCTGCGTCG ACATCAACGAGTGTGACGAGGCCGAGGCGGCCTCCCCGCTCTGCGTCAACGCACGCTGCGTCAACACCGATGGCTCCTTCCGCTGCATCTGCCGCCCAGGGTTCGCGCCCACGCACCAGCCGCACCACTGCGCGCCCGCCCGGCCGCGGGCCTGA
- the LTBP4 gene encoding latent-transforming growth factor beta-binding protein 4 isoform X1, producing MSRPRAGAGGGAAPSRTRWTDGPPGAGLHAGHDAAAWPQRPPPPPAGAAAATLRSRRLRHQPQPQRGRRGCGDPGPPGRRGCLSVLPRPVAQEKSLRQRVQSCPPEKCAGPQQCLTPGPQVLPSPSPSARKRQVSLNWQPLTLQEARALLRRRRPRGPGGRALLRRRPPQRAPAGQTRVLCPLICHNGGVCVKPDRCLCPPDFAGKFCQLHSSGARPPAPAMPGLTRSVYTMPLANHRDDEHGVASMVSVHVEHPQEASVVVHQVERVSGSWEEADAEAVARAEAAARAEAAAPYTVLAQSAPREDSYSDASGFGYCFRELRGGECASPLPGLRTQEVCCRGAGLAWGVHDCQACSEHLGISDRVGTPDGPCPTGFERVNGSCQDVDECATGGRCQHGECANTHGGYTCVCPDGFLHDSSRSSCISQHVISEAKGPCFRVLRDGGCSLPILRNITKQICCCSRVGKAWGRGCQLCPPFGSEGFREICPAGPGYHYSASDLRYNTRPLGQEPPRVSLSHRAPPSTSRPPTGFLPTHRPEPRLEPRPGPELPLPSIPAWSGPEIPESGPSAGVCQRNPQVCGPGRCIPRPSGYTCACDSGFRLSPQGTHCVDVDECRRVPPPCAPGRCENTPGSFHCVCGPGFRAGPRATECLDVDECHRVPPPCDRGRCENTPGSFLCVCPAGYQAAPHGAGCQDVDECTQSPGLCGRGVCENLSGSFRCVCPAGFRGSACEEDVDECAQEPPPCGPGRCDNTAGSFHCACPAGFRSQGPGAPCQDVDECARSPPPCAYGRCENTEGGFQCVCPTGFQPNAAGSECEDVDECENHLACPGQECVNSPGSFQCRACPAGHHLHHGRCTDVDECSSGASCGPHGHCTNTDGSFRCSCAPGYRAPSGRPGPCADVNECLEGDFCFPHGECLNTDGSFACTCAPGYRPGPRGASCLDVDECSEEDLCQSGICTNTDGSFECVCPPGHRAGPDLASCLDIDECRERGPALCGSQRCENSPGSYRCVRDCDPGYHAGPEGTCDDVDECQEYGSAICGAQRCENTPGSYRCTPACDPGYQPTPGGGCQDVDECRNRSFCGAHAVCQNLPGSFQCLCDQGYEGARDGRHCVDVNECETLQGVCGAALCENVEGSFLCVCPTSPEEFDPMTGRCVPPRTSAGTFPGSQPQAPASPGLPARPPPPSPPRRPSPPRQGPAGSGRRECYFDTAAPDACDNILARNVTWQECCCTVGEGWGSGCRIQQCPSTETAEYQSLCPHGRGYLAPSGDLSLRRDVDECQLFRDQVCKSGVCVNTAPGYSCYCSNGYYYHAQRLECVDNDECADEEPACEGGSCVNTVGSYHCTCEPPLVLDGSRRRCVSNESQSLDDNLGVCWQEVGADLVCSRPRLDRQATYTECCCLYGEAWGMDCALCPAQDSDDFEALCNVLRPPAYGPPRPGGFGLPYEYGPDLGPPYQGLPYGPELYPPPVLPYDPYPPPPGPFARREAPYGAPPYDMPDFEDDGGPYGESEAAAPPGPGTRWRYRSRDTRGSFPEPEESPEGGSYAGALSGPYEGLEAEECGILDGCAHGRCVRVPEGFTCDCFSGYRLDTTRMTCVDINECDEAEAASPLCVNARCVNTDGSFRCICRPGFAPTHQPHHCAPARPRA from the exons CGTGGCTGCTTGTCGGTGCTGCCCAGGCCAGTCGCCCAAGAGAAGTCGCTGCGTCAGAG GGTCCAGAGCTGCCCGCCTGAAAAGTGTGCAGGCCCTCAGCAGTGCCTgaccccagggccccaggtgctgccgagccccagccccagcgcgAGGAAGAGACAGGTGTCCCTCAACTGGCAGCCACTGAC GCTTCAGGAGGCCCGAGCTCTGTTGAGACGAAGGCGGCCCCGTGGGCCAGGGGGCCGGGCACTGCTGAGAAGGAGGCCCCCACAGCGCGCCCCTGCCGGCCAGACCCGGG tcctGTGTCCCTTGATCTGTCACAACGGCGGTGTGTGCGTGAAGCCTGACCGCTGCCTCTGTCCCCCGGACTTCGCTGGCAAATTCTGCCAGCTGCATTCCTCAGGCGCCCGGCCACCGGCCCCAGCCATGCCAGGTCTCACCCGCTCGGTGTACACCATGCCACTGGCCAACCACCGCGACGACGAGCACG GCGTGGCGTCCATGGTGAGCGTCCACGTGGAGCACCCGCAGGAGGCGTCCGTGGTGGTGCACCAGGTGGAGCGTGTGTCCGGCTCTTGGGAGGAGGCGGACGCAGAGGCAGTGGCAcgggcggaggcggcggcgcgggcggagGCGGCGGCACCCTACACGGTGCTGGCACAGAGTGCGCCGCGCGAGGACAGCTATTCGGATGCCTCGGGCTTCGGTTACTGCTTTCGAGAGCTGCGCGGAGGCGAA TGTGCGTCCCCGCTGCCCGGGCTCCGGACGCAGGAGGTGTGCTGCAGAGGGGCCGGCTTGGCCTGGGGCGTTCACGACTGTCAGGCATGCTCGGAGCACCTGG GGATTTCCGACCGAGTGGGCACCCCAGATGGACCGTGTCCAACAGGCTTTGAAAGGGTTAATGGGTCCTGCCAAG ATGTGGATGAGTGCGCGACCGGCGGGCGCTGCCAGCACGGGGAGTGTGCAAACACGCACGGTGGGTACACGTGCGTGTGTCCGGACGGCTTCCTGCACGACTCGTCCCGCAGCAGCTGCATCT cccagcacgTGATCTCAGAGGCCAAAGGGCCCTGCTTCCGCGTCCTCCGCGACGGTGGCTGCTCCCTGCCCATTCTGCGCAATATCACCAAGCAGATCTGCTGCTGCAGCCGCGTGGGCAAAGCCTGGGGTCGAGGCTGCCAGCTCTGCCCACCGTTTGGCTCAG AGGGTTTTCGGGAGATCTGTCCGGCTGGCCCTGGCTACCACTACTCGGCCTCTGACCTCCGCTACAACACCAGACCCCTGGGCCAGGAGCCACCCCGAGTGTCCCTCAGCCACCGGGCTCCACCCTCCACCTCTCGGCCACCCACAG gctTTCTACCCACACACCGTCCAGAACCCCGACTTGAGCCAAGGCCGGGCCCTGAGCTTCCCCTGCCCAGCATTCCTGCCTGGTCTGGTCCTGAGATCCCCGAATCAG GTCCCTCTGCGGGCGTGTGTCAGCGCAATCCCCAGGTCTGCGGCCCAGGACGCTGCATCCCCCGGCCCAGTGGCTACACCTGCGCGTGCGATTCTGGTTTCCGGCTCAGCCCGCAGGGCACACACTGCGTCG ACGTGGACGAATGCCGCCGCGTGCCCCCGCCCTGTGCCCCCGGGCGCTGTGAAAACACGCCAGGCAGCTTCCATTGCGTGTGCGGCCCGGGCTTCCGAGCCGGCCCGCGGGCTACGGAGTGCTTGG ACGTGGACGAGTGCCACCGCGTGCCGCCGCCGTGTGACCGCGGGCGCTGCGAGAACACTCCAGGCAGCTTCTTGTGCGTGTGCCCCGCTGGGTACCAGGCTGCTCCCCACGGAGCCGGCTGCCAGG ATGTGGACGAGTGCACGCAGAGCCCAGGCCTTTGTGGCAGAGGGGTCTGTGAGAACCTGTCTGGCTCTTTCCGCTGTGTTTGCCCGGCTGGCTTCCGGGGCTCGGCGTGTGAAGAAGATGTGGATGAGTGTGCCCAAGAGCCACCGCCCTGCGGGCCAGGCCGCTGTGACAACACGGCTGGCTCCTTCCACTGTGCCTGCCCTGCTGGCTTCCGCTCCCAAGGACCGGGGGCCCCGTGCCAAG ATGTGGACGAGTGTGCCCGTAGCCCCCCGCCCTGTGCTTATGGCCGGTGTGAGAACACAGAAGGTGGCTTCCAGTGTGTCTGTCCCACCGGCTTCCAACCCAACGCTGCCGGCTCTGAGTGCGAGG atgTGGATGAGTGTGAGAATCATCTGGCATGTCCTGGACAGGAGTGTGTGAACTCACCTGGCTCcttccagtgcagagcctgtcctGCTGGCCACCACCTACACCATGGCCGATGCACTG ATGTGGACGAGTGCAGTTCGGGTGCCTCCTGCGGCCCCCATGGCCACTGCACCAACACCGATGGCTCCTTCCGCTGCAGCTGCGCGCCGGGCTACCGGGCGCCGTCGGGTCGGCCTGGGCCCTGCGcag ATGTGAACGAGTGCTTAGAGGGAGACTTTTGTTTTCCCCACGGCGAGTGCCTCAACACCGACGGCTCCTTTGCCTGCACTTGTGCCCCCGGCTACCGGCCCGGACCCCGCGGAGCCTCTTGCCTCG ACGTGGACGAGTGCAGCGAGGAGGACCTCTGCCAGAGCGGCATCTGTACCAACACCGACGGCTCCTTCGAGTGCGTGTGTCCTCCCGGACATCGCGCCGGCCCAGACCTCGCCTCCTGCCTGG aCATAGACGAATGTCGAGAGCGGGGCCCGGCCCTGTGCGGGTCCCAGCGTTGTGAGAATTCCCCTGGCTCCTACCGCTGTGTCCGAGACTGCGACCCTGGCTACCACGCGGGACCTGAGGGCACCTGTGACG ATGTGGATGAATGCCAAGAATATGGCTCAGCGATTTGCGGAGCCCAGCGCTGTGAGAACACCCCCGGCTCCTACCGCTGCACACCAGCCTGTGACCCTGGCTATCAGCCCACGCCAGGGGGCGGATGCCAGG ATGTGGACGAATGCCGGAATCGGTCCTTCTGCGGGGCCCACGCCGTGTGCCAGAACCTGCCCGGCTCCTTCCAGTGCCTCTGTGACCAGGGATACGAGGGGGCCAGGGACGGGCGTCACTGCGTGG ATGTGAATGAATGTGAAACACTACAGGGTGTGTGTGGAGCTGCCCTCTGCGAGAATGTTGAAGGCTCCTTCCTGTGTGTCTGTCCCACCAGCCCTGAGGAGTTTGACCCTATGACTGGACGTTGTGTTCCCCCACGAACTTCTGCTG GCACATTCCCGGGCTCACAGCCCCAGGCACCTGCCAGCCCAGGTCTGCCTGCCAGGCCACCTCCGCCTTCCCCACCCCGCCGGCCCAGCCCGCCTAGGCAGGGCCCCGCGGGCAGCGGGCGCCGCGAATGCTACTTTGACACAGCAGCTCCCGATGCATGTGACAACATCCTGGCACGGAATGTGACATGGCAGGAGTGCTGCTGTACCGTGGGTGAGGGCTGGGGCAGCGGCTGCCGCATCCAGCAGTGCCCCAGCACGGAGACAG CTGAGTATCAGTCATTGTGCCCCCATGGCCGGGGCTACCTGGCACCCAGTGGAGACCTGAGCCTCAGGAGGG ACGTGGACGAGTGCCAGCTCTTCCGAGACCAGGTGTGCAAGAGCGGGGTGTGCGTGAACACGGCCCCAGGCTACTCATGTTACTGCAGCAACGGCTACTACTACCATGCCCAGCGACTGGAGTGCGTCG ATAATGACGAGTGCGCAGACGAGGAGCCGGCGTGTGAAGGCGGCAGCTGCGTCAACACCGTGGGCTCTTATCACTGCACCTGCGAGCCCCCACTAGTGCTGGACGGCTCCCGGCGCCGCTGCGTCTCTAACGAGAGCCAGAGCCTCG ATGACAATCTGGGAGTGTGCTGGCAGGAAGTGGGGGCTGACCTCGTGTGCAGTCGCCCTCGGCTGGATCGCCAGGCCACCTACACAGAGTGCTGCTGCCTCTATGGCGAGGCCTGGGGCATGGACTGTGCCCTCTGCCCCGCCCAGGACTCAG ATGACTTTGAGGCCCTGTGCAATGTGCTGCGCCCCCCTGCATATGGCCCCCCGCGGCCAGGTGGCTTTGGACTCCCTTACGAATATGGCCCTGACCTAGGTCCACCCTACCAGGGCCTTCCCTACGGGCCCGAGCTGTACCCGCCACCCGTGCTACCCTACGACCCCTACCCACCACCTCCTGGGCCTTTCGCCCGCCGAGAGGCCCCCTATGGAGCACCACCCTATGACATGCCCGACTTTGAGGACGACGGTGGCCCATATGGTGAATCTGAGGCTGCGGCACCACCCGGCCCGGGAACCCGCTGGCGCTATCGGTCCCGCGACACGCGTGGCTCCTTCCCAGAGCCTGAGGAGTCACCTGAAGGTGGAAGCTATGCTG GCGCGCTGTCTGGGCCCTACGAGGGACTGGAGGCGGAGGAGTGCGGGATCTTGGATGGCTGCGCCCACGGCCGCTGCGTGCGCGTCCCCGAGGGCTTCACCTGCGACTGCTTCAGTGGCTACCGCCTGGACACGACCCGCATGACCTGCGTCG ACATCAACGAGTGTGACGAGGCCGAGGCGGCCTCCCCGCTCTGCGTCAACGCACGCTGCGTCAACACCGATGGCTCCTTCCGCTGCATCTGCCGCCCAGGGTTCGCGCCCACGCACCAGCCGCACCACTGCGCGCCCGCCCGGCCGCGGGCCTGA